A single region of the Triticum dicoccoides isolate Atlit2015 ecotype Zavitan chromosome 2B, WEW_v2.0, whole genome shotgun sequence genome encodes:
- the LOC119362201 gene encoding uncharacterized protein LOC119362201 encodes MDDKPNPPPSLSSHAKEFVPSRNVDAQLHHDLGPAGQADTYLPLPAGRVHYPNPYGGWYIGDDNSTYEQYYASGQLPYMSLPMNNLEQDLQQQHQHDHAHWLQQLLLQQQLLRQHDYARWLEQQEHDGAHLPFQQQQQPHFRQRQQQQPHFRQRQQQQPHFRQRQQQQPHFRQRQQQAFRGGDDRQQREEQRQQESPSDSAAQADSASLPHEIQPTSSRRSSRLPLSPQQSEQHQDQEMTEERQQESPSDSAAQADSASLPHQIQTTSSRSCSRLPSSLQQSEQHQDQEVTERQEEAMPEDGQEHDMGGFYTIEMTLPPHIEETNLLYMFNKQGKDIWKHGKEAQVQFSCYTDALQAQSTWAVNEKLKRAHLTNFRMHEFMKPYGEMEPRRGPMKPKRQREEEGGMSSSQTETAKASSSQTETAKASSSQEEKTKMKRLKRECLQEDHFKWCTLEEFSKEAPEHELVRPFNFTTAAKEGSVSSEITLCVAGPMCHHTFMSLLMHAFSTHLSKKTWKGRIKRRDLCISKTMQLCAILRKTVPLTNDEDMISDILSIISSSEPLYTVNGFWPPYYNEMLSKLQDPPSRTNPKDLEGFHRNVLKRPAFSTPELRSHTLQEFYSNTFEFEIHDWVTFNRSAPMELEDWLHITRTDSVLTRVKDESYGMGPQFGRQSRYMRHLVVHAPEDKEKRRLRLMMKEKDKEKMRLSLMMKEKDKEKMEVCDDEDHGLHDSDVSDDEESELDDEKKERLQGVAPAAPLGDDWPPLTKAPAPLAAPASAQADVSALACPRPPKPTRKAHAPLAASASAQRDVLASPGAHTRKPTKTALNICAFVAEAFKERGISDSPTPPPPPPTITTVSWDITEKDMLGHYYFKVFMPTFVDHMYKERGNQKFLGKICSSYENGLPKLGCIPHEMIPDEYLEELEEEDSWPEEGQEMEEGQVWRRDRQQIPLTAVCP; translated from the exons ATGGATGataagccgaatccccctccttcgCTAAGTTCCCATGCGAAGGAATTCGTGCCCTCGCGCAACGTGGATGCGCAGCTACATCACGACCTGGGGCCAGCCGGTCAGGCGGACACCTACCTGCCCTTACCGGCGGGGAGGGTTCACTACCCCAACCCCTACGGTGGCTGGTACATCGGCGACGACAACAGCACGTACGAGCAGTACTACGCCAGTGGGCAGCTTCCCTATATGAGTCTCCCCATGAACAACCTCGAGCAGGATTTGCAGCAGCAGCACCAACACGACCATGCCCATTGGCTTCAGCAGCTGCTGCtgcagcagcagctgctgcggCAGCATGACTACGCCCGTTGGCTTGAGCAGCAGGAGCACGACGGCGCCCATTTGCCttttcagcagcagcagcagccgcacttcaggcagaggcagcagcagcagccgcacttcaggcagaggcagcagcagcagccgcacttcaggcagaggcagcagcagcagccgcactTCAGGCAGAGGCAGCAGCAAGCATTTCGAGGAGGTGATGACCGCCAGCAAAGGGAGGAGCAGCGGCAGCAGGAGAGCCCATCAGATTCAGCAGCACAAGCAGATTCAGCTTCATTGCCTCATGAGATTCAGCCTACATCCAGCAGAAGAAGCAGCAGACTACCATTATCACCTCAGCAGAGTGAACAACATCAAGACCAGGAAATGACAGAGGAGCGTCAGCAGGAGAGCCCATCAGATTCAGCAGCACAAGCAGATTCGGCTTCATTGCCCCATCAGATTCAGACTACATCCAGCAGAAGCTGCAGCAGATTACCATCATCACTTCAGCAGAGTGAACAGCATCAAGACCAAGAAGTGACAGAGCGTCAAGAGGAGGCTATGCCGGAGGATGGTCAAGAGCATGACATGGGAGGGTTTTATACAATTGAAATGACTTTGCCTCCACATATTGAAGAAACGAatcttctctacatgttcaacaagcAAGGGAAGGATATATGGAAGCATGGAAAAGAGGCCCAAGTACAATTCAGCTGCTATACAGATGCATTGCAAGCACAAAGTACTTGGGCTGTTAATGAGAAACTTAAGAGAGCGCACCTTACGAACTTTCGAATGCACGAATTCATGAAGCCATACGGCGAAATGGAGCCTAGACGGGGTCCCATGAAACCTAAGAGACAAAGGGAGGAAGAAGGTGGGATGAGTTCTTCCCAAACAGAAACAGCCAAAGCGAGCTCATCCCAAACAGAAACAGCCAAAGCGAGCTCTTCCCAAGAAGAAAAAACCAAGATGAAGCGTTTGAAGCGAGAGTGTCTGCAAGAAGATCACTTCAAATGGTGCACTCTTGAGGAATTCTCAAAAGAAGCCCCTGAGCATGAGCTTGTCAGGCCATTCAATTTCACTACTGCTGCAAAGGAAGGATCCGTTAGCTCTGAGATAACGCTGTGTGTGGCAGGTCCTATGTGCCATCATACATTCATGAGCCTGTTGATGCATGCTTTCTCCACACATTTGAGCAAAAAAACATGGAAGGGCCGGATCAAAAGAAGGGATCTGTGCATATCGAAGACAATGCAGTTATGTGCTATACTGAGGAAGACAGTGCCCTTAACCAATGACGAAGACATGATTAGCGACATTCTAAGCATTATATCAAGCAGTGAACCCCTGTACACAGTCAATGGCTTTTGGCCCCCTTACTACAATGAGATGCTATCTAAGCTGCAAGATCCTCCAAGCAGAACCAATCCTAAGGATCTAGAGGGTTTTCACAGGAATGTTCTGAAGAGACCGGCGTTCTCTACgcctgaactaaggtcacacacgcTTCAGGAGTTCTACTCGAATACCTTTGAATTCGAGATACATGATTGGGTGACCTTCAACAGATCCGCGCCAATGGAATTAGAAGATTGGCTGCACATCACCAGGACTGACAGTGTTCTAACAAGGGTTAAAGATGAAAGCTATGGTATGGGCCCTCAGTTTGGAAGGCAGTCCCGTTACATGCGCCATCTTGTGGTGCATGCACCTGAAGACAAAGAGAAGAGGAGATTGAGGTTGATGATGAAAGAGAAAGACAAAGAGAAGATGAGATTGAGCTTGATGATGAAAGAGAAAGACAAAGAGAAGATGGAGGTGTGTGATGATGAGGATCATGGATTGCATGACAGTGATGTATCTGATGACGAGGAGAGTGAGCTTGATGATGAAAAGAAGGAAAGGCTTCAGGGGGTGGCACCGGCGGCGCCTCTTGGGGATGACTGGCCACCCCTTACCAAG GCACCTGCTCCTTTGGCGGCTCCGGCGAGTGCTCAGGCAGATGTCTCAGCTCTCGCCTGCCCTCGCCCTCCAAAGCCCACCAGAAAG GCCCATGCTCCTTTGGCGGCTTCAGCGAGTGCTCAGAGAGATGTTTTAGCTTCCCCCGGCGCTCACACTCGCAAGCCCACAAAAACA GCGCTTAACATTTGTGCCTTCGTGGCTGAAGCTTTTAAGGAGAGGGGAATCTCCGACAGCCccaccccacctcctcctcctcctactatTACTACG GTGTCTTGGGACATAACCGAGAAGGATATGTTAGGACACTACTACTTCAAAGTGTTCATGCCAACGTTTGTAGATCACATGTACAAGGAGAGGGGAAATCAAAAGTTTTTGGGCAAGATCTGCTCATCATATGAGAACGGGTTGCCCAAGCTGGGGTGCATACCGCACGAAATGATTCCAGACGAATATTTGGAAGAACTTGAGGAAGAAGATTCATG gcctgaagaaggacaagagatggAGGAGGGCCAAGTCTGGAGAAGAGATCGACAACAAATTCCTCTGACTGCTGTATGTCCGTAA